The following nucleotide sequence is from Candidatus Bipolaricaulis sibiricus.
CGCGCCGGCGATCGTCCCTGGGCAGTAGCCGAGCATGGCGAACCCCACACCGAAGATCAGTCCCCCCACCGCGTTCTTCCCCCACGAACCACCCTTGGGGGACAGCTTCACCCGGCCCGCTCGCTGCAGGAGGTGGATCCCGACCGCGCCGACCACGACCGCGGACAGCATGATCTTGAGCACGGCAAAGTCGGTCAGCAGGAGCTGCCCCAGGATCACGTCGTAGCTCGTCGCCCCGCCCTTGTGGAGGAGGAATCCGAACACAACACCGAACAGGAGGCCCCACGCGAGCTCTGCCTTTTTCGACTTCATCGCCGCCCCCTCACGCGAGAACCCGGAACAGGAGCTGGGCAACGACGATCCCGCCTGCGAAGAACCCGATCGCCGACACCCAGCTCGCCACGGAGAGCTGCATCGTCCCGCTGATCCCGTGCCCGCTCGTGCACCCGTCGGCCCACCGCGCGCCGAACCCGAGGAAGATCCCTCCCAGGAGCGCGACGACGGCCCGCAGGCCGATCCCAGAGCCGAACGCTGCCTCCCATTGGTGAGGGATCCACCGGCCCGCGAGGTCGCCGGACAGGAGGGCGGACGCCGCTGCACCGATCACGATCCCCACCACGAGCATCGCCTGCCAGTCCACGGCCGGCGCGACCTCCCGGTAGTAGGGGCGGTTGAGGACCCGCTCTCCGCGGAGAAGGCGCTCGATCGCCCCGGCTGCCCGAGAGAACGTGGTCGAGCACCCGATCGGCTTCCCGGAGATGAGCCAGGTGAACCAACTCAGGATGCCGATCCCCGCGCCGACGACGTAGGGCGACCAACGCGGTTCCGTCAGCCAATCCGTCATCGCGTTCTCCTATCGTTCGATCCAGGTTGGAGGCCCGCGATCTGCGCAAAGTACCGCGACCCGTGCGGGTTCTCGCACACCGTGCACTGCCGGGCGTACCCAGCCTCGCTGTACCCAGTCATCCCCCCCGCCACGTTGTACACCTCGCGGAACCCGCGCTGCCGCAGCAGGCTCGCCGCGAGGCCGGAGCGGTTACCCGAGCTGCAGATGAGGAAGATGGGCTTCTCCGGATCGAGGTCCGTGTGACGGGCGCGGAGGTCGGGGGCGGGGATGTTGAGGGCCCCCGCGATGTGGCTGTCGCGGAACTCGAGCGGAGTCCGCACGTCGACGAGCACGATCGGCTCGGCGCCGGTGACCCGGGCGTGGAGATCCTCGGCCGAGACGAGGTGCAGGTGATCCACCGCGTAGCCGCTGGTGGCCCAGGCCGCGATTCCGCCCGCCAGGTACGCCGCACGTCCGTCCAGGCCAACCCGCCGCGCCCACAGGGTCGCCTCCGCCGCCGCGTCACGGCCGTCGGCGACCCACAGGAGGTCCGCCTCGGGAGGGACCACCCACCCGGCAAAGGTCGGGAAGTTCCCGGCCAGGTCGAGGTGGAACGAACCGGGAACGTGGACCCCGGCGAACGCGGGATAGCCGCGGACGTCCACGACCGCGGCGTCCACCCGCTCGCTCCACGCCCGAAACTCGGCCGGGGACAGCTCGATCAGGGGGGGCAGGTCCGCCAGCAACGCCGGTCCCCGCCGGTTGATCTCGCTGCAGCGACGGAAGTGGTCGGGGGCGGGCGGCATGTCGCTCGTCAGGGAGTGGACGAACTCCGCTTCATCGAGGATCTGCAGCGCCGCGTTGTACCGCCGCTCGTAGCCGATCGTCGTGCGGTAGTTCGCGCCCACCGCGCGGCCGCACAGGGAACCCGCGCCGTGGGCCGGGTAGACCTCGCAGTGGTCGGGGAGCCCGAGGAGGACGTCATGCAGGCTGTGGTAGAGCTTCCGGGCCAGGTCCTCCGCCCGGCCGGGGAACAGGTCGGGTCGGCCCACGTCGCCCACGAACAGGGTGTCACCGGTGAACACACCCACCGGGCCGTCGCCGCGGCCGGTGTCGGTCACCACGTAGCACACGTGCTCCGGGGTGTGGCCCGGCGTCTCCAGAACGTCGAGGCGCAGGTCCTCGATCTCGATCCGGTCGCCCGCGCCGACTCCCACGTGGTCGAACGCGCACCCGGCAACGCGCGGGGCGTAGATCGCAGCCCCGGTGGCTTGGACGAGGTCGAGGTGCCCGGAGACGAAATCCGCGTGGAGGTGCGTCTCCAGGATGTGCGTGATCCGCACGCCGAGCTCGCGGGCATGGGCGAGATACACGTCCACGTCGCGCCGCGGATCCACCACGGCACAGGACTTCCGTCCCACGAGCAGGTACGAGCTGTGGGCGATCTTCGGGGTGAACACGTGCACCAAGAGCATCGGGACTTCCTCCTTTCACACCTTGGAGGGCGAGTCTACCCCACCGCCGGGTCCATCCCCGGTCCACGGCGCCCGTATACTCCCTCGTTCTTCGGAGGAGGAAGACGATGAGCGAGCGGTACGACGTGGCGGTGATCGGCCTCGGGCCGGCGGGGATGGCGGTGTCGGCGATGGCCGCCCACATGGGGCTCAAGGTTGTGGGGATCGAGAGGCGCGCCCTGGGTGGGGAGTGCATGAACACGGGCTGCATCCCGAGCAAGGCCCTCCTCCGGATGGCCCACGTCCGGCACCTCCTCGCCCGGGCGGCGGACTACGCCCTGGAGGGGGAGGCGGACCTGGTTCCGGTGGCCCCCTTCGAGCGCATCGCGAAGCACTTGTCCTACATCCGCGACAAGAAGACGACGGCGATGCTCGATCGGGTCGAGCTCGTCGTGGGCCGGGGCAGCGCCCAGTTCGTGGACGGGCACACCCTCGCGGTGGGGGACGCCCAGTTCAAGGCCAAGAAGATCTTCATCTGCACGGGAAGCCTCCCCGCCGTGCCGCCGATCCCCGGGCTTGACGCCGTCCCCTACCTCACGAACGACACCCTGTTCGCGCTCGACCGGGTCCCGGAGAGCCTCGTCGTCCTCGGGGGCGGGGCAATCGGGTGCGAGATGGCCCAGGCGTTCCGGAGGCTGGGATCGGCGGTGAGCCTCGTCCACATGGACGCCCACCTCCTTCCCCACGGCGATCCCGACGCGGGCGCGATTCTTGAGAAGCAGTTCACCGCCGAGGGGATCCGCGTCCTCAACGGGCGGAAGATCCGGGCGGTGGAGAAGACGGGGGGCGGCATCGCTGTGCTCACCGAAGCCGGAGAGCGGCTGGAGGGTGCGGCCCTCCTCGTCGCCGCCGGGCGGCGGTTTGACTTCGGCGAGCTGCATCTCGACCGCGCCGGCGTTGCCCACAGCCCGAAGGGCATCGTGGTGAACCGCTACCTCCAGACGAGCCAGAAGCACATCTTCGCGCCGGGGGACGCGAACGGCACGTTCCTCTTCTCCCACGCCGCGATGCACCAGGGAATGCTCGCGTTCATGAACAGCCTCGTCCCCGGGCCGGTCAAGTTCCGGTGGCGGAGGTACGTCGTCCCGTGGACGGTGTTCACCGATCCACCGGTGGCCCACGTGGGGATGCTCGAGCGGGAGCTCAAAACGCGGCAGATCCGCTACGAGACGATCGAGTCTCGCTACGAGGACTACGGGGCAGCGATCGCCGAACGGATCGCCGTGGGCTCGGTCAAGGCCTACGTGAACAGGACCGGGCGCGTGTACGGGGTGCGGATCGTGGGCGAGGGGGCGGGGGAGATGATCGGGGAGTGGGGCCTTCTCATCCAGAAGCGGCTCCGCATCCACACGATCGCCTTCCTCCAGCACGCGTTCCCGTCGATGAGCTTCCTCACCAAGCGCGTCGGCGAGGGGTGGCTCATGAACCGCACCCGGGGGCCGGGGATGCGGAGGATGGCGCGCTGGCTCTGCCGATAGGGACGTAGCGTCGGGGGTTCATCCCCGACGTCGGACACAGGGTCCGGCGCCACAGGTAAGGCCGTCGCAGACGAGTTGCGACGCTACAGAGCTGTTGTAGCGTCGGGCTTCGTGCCCGACGGAACTGCGTCGAACGCAGGAGCCGACTCCGCGGAACTTCAGACGCTGGTCGCAGATAGGCTTCAGCTCAGAAGCCCCTCCACGCCCCTACGCCGCCCGCTGGAGCGTCCCCGCGAGCGCGGCCTCGTACGCCGCCATGTCGAAGTGCCCGTGGCCGGAGAACCCAATCAGGATGACCTGGGTCTCGTCCCTTTGCGCACAGCGGCGGGCAAGCTCAACCGCGGCGTGGACGGCGTGGGCCGTCTCTGGGGCGGGGACGATCCCCTCGGCCCGCGCGAACAGGACCGCGCTCTCGAACACGTCCACCTGGTCGTAGGCCACCGG
It contains:
- a CDS encoding Lipocalin-related protein and Bos/Can/Equ allergen — protein: MTDWLTEPRWSPYVVGAGIGILSWFTWLISGKPIGCSTTFSRAAGAIERLLRGERVLNRPYYREVAPAVDWQAMLVVGIVIGAAASALLSGDLAGRWIPHQWEAAFGSGIGLRAVVALLGGIFLGFGARWADGCTSGHGISGTMQLSVASWVSAIGFFAGGIVVAQLLFRVLA
- a CDS encoding MBL-fold metallo-hydrolase superfamily, which translates into the protein MLLVHVFTPKIAHSSYLLVGRKSCAVVDPRRDVDVYLAHARELGVRITHILETHLHADFVSGHLDLVQATGAAIYAPRVAGCAFDHVGVGAGDRIEIEDLRLDVLETPGHTPEHVCYVVTDTGRGDGPVGVFTGDTLFVGDVGRPDLFPGRAEDLARKLYHSLHDVLLGLPDHCEVYPAHGAGSLCGRAVGANYRTTIGYERRYNAALQILDEAEFVHSLTSDMPPAPDHFRRCSEINRRGPALLADLPPLIELSPAEFRAWSERVDAAVVDVRGYPAFAGVHVPGSFHLDLAGNFPTFAGWVVPPEADLLWVADGRDAAAEATLWARRVGLDGRAAYLAGGIAAWATSGYAVDHLHLVSAEDLHARVTGAEPIVLVDVRTPLEFRDSHIAGALNIPAPDLRARHTDLDPEKPIFLICSSGNRSGLAASLLRQRGFREVYNVAGGMTGYSEAGYARQCTVCENPHGSRYFAQIAGLQPGSNDRRTR
- a CDS encoding Mercuric ion reductase — its product is MSERYDVAVIGLGPAGMAVSAMAAHMGLKVVGIERRALGGECMNTGCIPSKALLRMAHVRHLLARAADYALEGEADLVPVAPFERIAKHLSYIRDKKTTAMLDRVELVVGRGSAQFVDGHTLAVGDAQFKAKKIFICTGSLPAVPPIPGLDAVPYLTNDTLFALDRVPESLVVLGGGAIGCEMAQAFRRLGSAVSLVHMDAHLLPHGDPDAGAILEKQFTAEGIRVLNGRKIRAVEKTGGGIAVLTEAGERLEGAALLVAAGRRFDFGELHLDRAGVAHSPKGIVVNRYLQTSQKHIFAPGDANGTFLFSHAAMHQGMLAFMNSLVPGPVKFRWRRYVVPWTVFTDPPVAHVGMLERELKTRQIRYETIESRYEDYGAAIAERIAVGSVKAYVNRTGRVYGVRIVGEGAGEMIGEWGLLIQKRLRIHTIAFLQHAFPSMSFLTKRVGEGWLMNRTRGPGMRRMARWLCR